Proteins found in one Mucilaginibacter terrenus genomic segment:
- a CDS encoding DNA-formamidopyrimidine glycosylase family protein has protein sequence MPEGPSILILKEAVQQFKGQKIVDASCNNRTLDAGLLKNQTITDLKSWGKHFLICFPNFTMRIHMMMFGSYRINSHTAKPARLHLQFENGTELNFYASQLKLIEEPLDDIYDWHADIMSPKWSSKKAITKMKALPELLICDALMDQQIFSGVGNIIKNEVLFRVKVHPESLVSSIPAKKLNDIINEAIKYSFKFFEQRKAGTLKKHWQAYNKKECPRDKVPLQKRDTGRSHRTSFFCDLCMKQYH, from the coding sequence ATGCCGGAAGGACCGAGTATACTCATATTAAAAGAAGCTGTACAGCAGTTTAAAGGCCAGAAGATTGTAGACGCCAGTTGCAACAACCGTACGCTAGACGCTGGTTTATTAAAAAATCAGACCATTACTGACCTTAAAAGCTGGGGCAAGCATTTTCTGATTTGCTTCCCAAACTTTACCATGCGGATACACATGATGATGTTCGGCTCTTACCGCATTAATTCCCATACTGCAAAGCCCGCCCGTTTGCACCTGCAATTTGAGAACGGCACAGAATTAAACTTTTATGCCAGTCAGCTTAAGTTAATAGAGGAGCCGCTTGATGATATTTACGACTGGCATGCCGACATCATGAGCCCCAAATGGAGCAGCAAAAAAGCCATCACAAAAATGAAAGCACTTCCGGAACTATTAATTTGCGATGCTCTGATGGACCAGCAGATATTTTCAGGTGTGGGTAATATCATCAAGAACGAAGTGCTGTTTAGGGTAAAGGTACACCCAGAAAGTTTGGTAAGTTCTATTCCGGCTAAAAAGTTAAATGATATAATTAACGAAGCTATAAAGTACAGCTTTAAATTCTTTGAGCAAAGAAAGGCGGGGACGCTAAAAAAGCATTGGCAAGCTTATAACAAGAAGGAGTGTCCGCGGGATAAAGTTCCGCTGCAAAAGCGAGATACTGGCCGTTCGCATCGTACAAGCTTCTTCTGTGACTTATGTATGAAGCAGTATCATTAA
- a CDS encoding YitT family protein encodes MKYRGALIDTLLVVLGILSAGMGLKGFLLPSHFIDGGVTGISILLSDTTHVPLSILIFVINVPFLFLGYRKLGAAFAIRSGLAIAGLSLALAFMKFPDVTPDKLLTAVFGGLFIGAGIGMAIRGGAVLDGTEIAALLVSKKAQIVRVSDVILILNVVIFTAAVFILGVEEGLYSILTYLSASKMIDFILNGLEQYTGITVVSIKGSQIREAITQNLGRGVTVYEGRSGYGKDGHINEPREIIFTVATRLEIPLIKKEILRIDPAAFIVQQSVDDTTGGLLKKKKH; translated from the coding sequence ATGAAATACAGGGGTGCTCTTATAGATACGTTGCTCGTTGTACTGGGTATACTTTCCGCGGGGATGGGGTTAAAAGGGTTTCTTCTGCCCAGCCATTTTATTGATGGCGGCGTTACCGGTATCTCAATCCTATTATCCGACACTACTCATGTGCCGCTCTCCATTTTAATATTCGTGATAAACGTTCCTTTCCTTTTTCTTGGCTATCGTAAGCTGGGTGCAGCATTTGCTATCAGGAGCGGGTTGGCGATAGCTGGCTTGTCATTAGCCTTGGCATTTATGAAGTTTCCGGATGTAACACCAGACAAGCTCCTTACTGCAGTATTTGGTGGTCTGTTCATTGGCGCGGGTATAGGTATGGCCATTAGAGGTGGTGCGGTACTTGATGGTACCGAAATAGCAGCATTATTAGTAAGTAAGAAAGCTCAGATTGTCCGTGTTAGTGACGTCATACTGATCTTGAACGTGGTGATATTTACTGCCGCTGTTTTTATTTTAGGAGTTGAGGAAGGGCTATATTCCATACTTACTTATTTATCAGCTTCTAAAATGATCGACTTTATATTGAACGGCTTAGAACAGTACACTGGTATTACCGTAGTATCAATCAAGGGCAGTCAGATTCGCGAAGCGATCACCCAAAATCTTGGTCGCGGCGTAACAGTTTACGAAGGCAGAAGTGGGTATGGAAAAGACGGGCACATTAACGAACCGAGGGAAATAATTTTTACTGTAGCTACCCGATTAGAAATCCCACTCATTAAAAAAGAAATACTGCGGATAGATCCGGCTGCGTTTATTGTACAGCAAAGCGTTGACGATACTACCGGCGGCTTGCTCAAGAAGAAAAAGCACTAG
- a CDS encoding NUDIX hydrolase, whose product MLTKEELEDFSARAKEIYLDHISIDCVVFGFHEGQMKVLMLKSKNEEGWQLPGGFVELDEHIDVAATRILETRTGLQDIFLKQFHVFGANDRNKQHNEMYADIVPTESNFFAHRFISIGYYALVDFMNVNPTPDEFSDLCTWRDLNDLPVFLLDHELIFRTALDTLRLQLSYQPIGYNLMPKEFTMPELQKLYETILDQKLDRRNFQRRMLGFGILNKLEQTRKGGAHKAPYLYSFDLEKYKEALKEGLKSGW is encoded by the coding sequence ATGCTTACTAAAGAAGAACTGGAAGATTTTTCGGCACGTGCGAAGGAGATTTATTTAGACCACATATCTATTGATTGTGTAGTGTTTGGCTTTCATGAGGGACAAATGAAAGTTTTAATGCTAAAAAGCAAAAACGAAGAGGGTTGGCAACTTCCCGGAGGCTTTGTTGAACTGGACGAACATATAGATGTTGCTGCTACGCGTATTTTGGAAACACGTACCGGCCTGCAAGATATATTCCTAAAACAGTTTCATGTATTTGGTGCAAACGACCGTAATAAACAGCATAATGAAATGTACGCTGACATTGTTCCGACGGAAAGCAATTTCTTTGCCCACCGTTTTATATCTATTGGTTATTACGCATTGGTAGATTTCATGAACGTAAATCCTACGCCTGACGAGTTCTCTGACCTTTGCACCTGGCGCGACCTTAACGACCTACCCGTATTCCTGCTTGATCATGAACTGATATTTCGTACCGCTCTTGATACACTGCGGCTACAGCTCAGCTACCAGCCTATCGGCTACAACCTGATGCCAAAAGAGTTTACTATGCCCGAGCTGCAGAAATTGTACGAAACCATCCTTGATCAAAAGCTGGACAGACGCAACTTTCAGCGGCGTATGCTTGGCTTTGGCATCCTTAATAAGTTGGAGCAAACCCGTAAAGGTGGCGCGCACAAAGCACCTTACCTATATTCTTTCGATTTAGAAAAGTACAAAGAAGCCTTGAAAGAAGGGCTGAAGAGCGGCTGGTAA
- the bglX gene encoding beta-glucosidase BglX — protein sequence MKKNSIKRLSFKISAVTLFMLPLAKADAQTAANDAKMNAFVTSLMKKMTIDEKIGQLNLVTGGMAITGSVTNNGIDKGIVSGSIGGIFGLYGADNVRKAQDEAVKKTRLHIPLIFGLDVIHGHRTIFPIPLGMSATWDMDLIQNSAKIAAKEATAEGLNWVFSPMVDIARDARWGRISEGSGEDPYLGGKIAAAMVKGYQGTSMKNADAVMACVKHFALYGGAEAGREYNTVDMSRIRMYQDYLPPYKAALDAGAGSFMSSFNTVDGVPATANKWLLTDLLRKEWGFKGFVVSDYTAVNEVSNHGLGDLQTVSALSLKAGLDMDMVGEGFLTTLKKSLQQGKVTQAKIDLACRRVLEAKYKLGLFDNPYKSIDAEREKRDVFTEENRKAARIAAEHSFVLLKNTNQVLPLKKSGGSIALVGPLADNKRDMLGTWVIAGEWEKSISVMEGIKHIVGDNVKINYAKGSNITDDTTFMKRLNFGPDMVSLDSRSPEDMMDEAVKAAKKSDIIVAVVGESQSMSGESSSRSDIDIPESQKNMLKALAKTGKPMVIVLFNGRPLSLTWENENAAAILDVWAPGTEAGNAIGEVLFGNYNPSGKITATFPRSVGQIPIYYNHKNTGRPYTDGPTKFKSNYLDISNDPLYPFGYGLSYTTFNYSSIKLSKTKLKGNETLKATVTVTNTGKYAGEETVQLYIGDPVASISRSVKELKGFSKVILQPGQQKEVSFNITPELLKFYNTQLKYDWEPGEFTIEVGTNSYDTQSVKIQWMK from the coding sequence ATGAAGAAAAACTCTATAAAAAGGCTGTCCTTTAAAATTTCGGCGGTAACACTGTTCATGTTACCATTGGCCAAAGCTGATGCGCAGACTGCTGCAAATGACGCTAAAATGAACGCGTTTGTCACTAGCCTGATGAAAAAGATGACCATTGACGAAAAGATAGGTCAGCTTAACCTGGTTACAGGCGGTATGGCTATCACGGGTTCCGTAACAAACAATGGTATAGATAAAGGTATTGTGAGTGGATCCATAGGTGGTATATTTGGTTTGTACGGTGCCGACAACGTGCGCAAGGCACAAGACGAAGCTGTTAAGAAAACACGGTTGCATATACCATTGATATTCGGCTTGGACGTGATACATGGGCATCGTACCATATTCCCTATACCCTTGGGTATGTCGGCCACGTGGGATATGGACCTTATACAGAATTCTGCAAAAATCGCAGCGAAAGAAGCCACTGCCGAAGGTTTAAACTGGGTTTTTTCGCCTATGGTTGATATTGCACGCGATGCAAGGTGGGGACGCATATCTGAAGGTAGTGGCGAAGACCCTTACCTGGGAGGGAAAATTGCGGCTGCTATGGTGAAAGGCTACCAGGGTACAAGCATGAAAAATGCAGATGCTGTAATGGCCTGCGTAAAACACTTTGCACTTTACGGCGGTGCTGAGGCTGGTCGCGAATACAATACGGTTGACATGAGCCGCATTCGTATGTACCAGGATTATTTGCCTCCTTATAAAGCAGCGCTTGATGCGGGCGCAGGTAGTTTCATGAGCTCATTCAATACAGTAGATGGAGTACCCGCCACAGCAAATAAGTGGCTTCTTACCGATTTGCTGCGTAAGGAGTGGGGTTTCAAAGGCTTTGTTGTAAGTGACTATACTGCAGTGAATGAAGTAAGTAACCACGGTTTAGGCGATTTGCAAACAGTGTCGGCATTATCTCTCAAAGCCGGGTTGGATATGGATATGGTAGGAGAGGGGTTTCTTACTACGCTTAAGAAATCGCTTCAACAGGGTAAAGTTACACAGGCGAAGATAGACCTTGCCTGCCGCCGGGTATTAGAGGCAAAGTACAAGTTGGGATTGTTTGATAATCCGTATAAATCAATAGATGCCGAACGTGAGAAACGTGATGTATTTACCGAAGAGAACCGCAAAGCCGCCCGCATCGCTGCAGAGCATTCCTTTGTGCTGCTTAAGAACACTAATCAGGTATTACCGCTAAAAAAATCTGGCGGTAGCATAGCGCTGGTTGGGCCGCTGGCAGATAACAAACGGGATATGCTTGGAACGTGGGTGATTGCAGGTGAGTGGGAAAAATCTATAAGTGTAATGGAAGGAATCAAGCACATCGTTGGCGATAACGTAAAGATTAACTACGCAAAAGGTTCGAATATTACGGATGATACAACATTTATGAAACGCCTTAACTTTGGCCCGGACATGGTAAGCCTTGATAGCCGGTCGCCGGAGGATATGATGGACGAAGCTGTAAAGGCCGCAAAAAAATCAGATATCATAGTTGCTGTAGTTGGCGAATCGCAAAGCATGAGCGGCGAATCATCAAGCCGCTCTGATATCGACATTCCTGAGAGCCAGAAAAATATGCTGAAAGCCTTGGCCAAAACAGGCAAGCCGATGGTTATTGTTCTTTTTAACGGCCGGCCGTTATCACTTACCTGGGAAAATGAGAATGCCGCCGCGATACTGGATGTTTGGGCACCAGGTACTGAAGCTGGTAACGCCATTGGTGAAGTATTATTTGGCAACTACAATCCTTCCGGTAAAATCACTGCAACGTTCCCTCGCAGCGTAGGACAGATACCTATATATTATAACCATAAAAATACCGGTCGTCCGTATACTGATGGTCCTACTAAATTCAAGTCTAACTACCTTGATATTTCTAATGATCCACTATACCCATTCGGCTATGGATTAAGTTATACCACTTTTAATTATAGTAGTATTAAGCTTTCTAAAACCAAGTTGAAAGGCAACGAGACTTTGAAAGCAACAGTGACAGTGACTAATACGGGTAAATATGCGGGTGAAGAAACCGTACAACTATACATTGGTGATCCTGTGGCAAGTATTTCAAGATCAGTGAAGGAACTTAAAGGCTTTTCGAAAGTTATATTACAACCTGGTCAGCAAAAAGAGGTTAGCTTTAATATTACCCCTGAACTACTTAAATTTTATAATACACAATTGAAATATGATTGGGAGCCTGGCGAGTTTACCATTGAGGTGGGTACAAATTCTTACGATACACAATCTGTAAAAATTCAGTGGATGAAATAG
- a CDS encoding SusC/RagA family TonB-linked outer membrane protein, protein MVSSLVVTAQTKHTGRVIGSDDKLPVVGATVRVKGTTTGTQTDVNGQFTLSVKSGDVLVISYLGYQTQEVAVGASDNINVTLVAGNNTLNEVVVTGYTSQRKKDISGSVATVDVSSAIKVPASSSDQLLQGQASGVTVLTQGSPGAGAQITVRGTSNFGNSSPLIVIDGVQGGNLSNVNPNDIESISVLKDAGAAAIYGVSGGNGVVVVTTKKGKAGKSTFSYDGYYGTQRPLGGNPFNVLNGRDYLALVKQVEPNSPLFLANGAIADFGVQGPGVTKGNYAAGNPAVDPSRYKYDEFNPGNDYLIQQYNNNEGTDWFHAIFKNAPIQSHTISASGANDKNSYYASFGYLNQQGTLIYTYFKRAQARINTTFNIKDHIRVGENATLFYTLSPNGQGGIPGGNQNEGNAISMSYRLQPQIPIYDISGVQYAGTWAGPTALGNATNPVATQYRQRNNENRTWNIEGTVFAEADFLKHFTARTAFSGHIDNFYNFAITYTPYDSGEGHANKNGYSENAGYNNYYNWTNTIQYGQIFGKHDVKLFVGYEQKQYSGRGIGTSVSTLPSLDPNFVNIGAGSDVNNRYSYFAQPTSGQSFFGRLDYIYNSKYILGATLRRDASSVFAPGRRVGYFPSVSLGWRISQEDFMKGINWLNDLKLRGSYGEAGFQANVPGSNAATLFGLDRASSFYAIDGSNSNITQGFFNSQLGNTATTWETDKIMNFGFDATFFNKLDVTAEYYKKTSSDLLFAVTLPATVGGGSAPFVNIGEVQNKGLDISVNYRDKITSDLSFNVGLNFTSVKNKITSLKNNYTDVFLRFGAVVKQQVGMPIGSFYGYKVVGYFKDAADVTSSPTQDGAGPGRFKYQDVDGDGKITDNDRTFYGSGNPDFIYGLNLGLNYKGFDFSTVFYGSQGNEAFNYVKYWTNFYSSLTGNKSNDLLYNAWTPTNLNPAAPKAEAVNNFSTSGVANSYYVENASFLKCRVMQLGYTFGAAKLKAIGVDKLNVYVQGTNLFTVTKYSGMDPELQANGGSAPGIDQGNYPNNERKFILGARLTF, encoded by the coding sequence ATGGTTTCTTCATTGGTAGTTACAGCTCAAACAAAGCACACTGGCCGTGTTATAGGCAGCGATGACAAGCTGCCCGTAGTTGGCGCCACCGTGCGTGTAAAGGGCACAACTACCGGAACGCAAACCGACGTTAATGGACAATTCACATTAAGCGTAAAGTCGGGCGACGTGCTTGTTATCTCTTATCTGGGATATCAAACGCAAGAAGTTGCCGTTGGTGCCAGCGACAACATTAACGTTACGCTCGTGGCAGGTAACAACACGCTGAACGAAGTTGTTGTAACGGGCTACACCTCTCAGCGTAAAAAGGACATCTCGGGCTCGGTAGCTACAGTAGATGTTTCCAGCGCTATTAAAGTACCCGCTTCCAGTTCTGACCAGTTATTACAGGGCCAGGCTTCTGGTGTTACTGTATTAACTCAGGGTTCTCCGGGCGCAGGCGCGCAAATCACCGTGCGTGGTACATCAAACTTCGGCAATTCTTCCCCTCTCATCGTTATTGATGGTGTGCAAGGCGGTAACTTGTCTAACGTAAACCCAAATGATATCGAGTCTATCAGCGTACTAAAAGATGCCGGCGCGGCAGCTATCTACGGTGTAAGCGGTGGTAACGGTGTTGTTGTGGTTACTACTAAGAAAGGTAAAGCTGGCAAGTCAACCTTTTCTTACGATGGCTATTATGGTACTCAAAGGCCACTAGGCGGTAATCCTTTTAACGTATTAAACGGTAGAGATTACCTTGCTTTAGTTAAACAAGTTGAGCCAAACAGTCCGCTATTCCTTGCAAACGGCGCAATAGCAGACTTTGGTGTGCAAGGCCCCGGCGTTACAAAAGGCAACTATGCGGCAGGTAATCCGGCAGTTGACCCTTCTCGTTATAAATACGATGAGTTTAACCCTGGTAACGACTACTTAATACAACAATACAACAATAACGAAGGTACCGATTGGTTCCACGCTATTTTCAAGAACGCTCCTATTCAATCGCACACCATTTCTGCAAGTGGTGCAAACGACAAGAACTCTTATTATGCATCTTTTGGCTATCTTAACCAACAGGGTACATTAATTTACACTTATTTTAAACGCGCTCAGGCACGTATCAACACTACCTTCAATATCAAGGATCATATCCGGGTAGGAGAAAATGCTACTTTATTCTACACACTTAGCCCTAATGGTCAGGGTGGTATTCCGGGTGGCAACCAAAACGAAGGCAACGCTATCTCTATGAGCTATCGTCTGCAACCGCAAATTCCTATTTACGATATTTCAGGGGTACAATATGCCGGTACCTGGGCAGGTCCAACTGCTTTGGGTAATGCAACTAACCCTGTTGCAACTCAGTACCGCCAGCGTAACAATGAAAACCGTACCTGGAACATTGAAGGTACAGTGTTTGCCGAGGCTGATTTCCTTAAACACTTTACTGCACGTACTGCATTTAGCGGACACATTGACAACTTCTACAATTTCGCTATCACCTACACGCCTTATGATAGTGGCGAAGGTCATGCAAATAAGAACGGCTATTCTGAAAATGCGGGTTATAACAACTATTACAATTGGACAAATACTATCCAGTATGGCCAGATTTTCGGCAAGCACGATGTGAAATTGTTTGTAGGTTACGAGCAGAAACAATATTCAGGACGTGGCATTGGTACATCTGTATCAACACTGCCTTCACTTGACCCTAACTTCGTAAATATTGGTGCAGGTAGCGATGTTAATAACCGTTACAGCTACTTTGCGCAGCCAACATCAGGTCAATCATTCTTCGGTCGTTTAGACTATATTTATAACTCTAAATACATCTTAGGTGCTACTCTTCGTCGTGATGCTTCTTCTGTATTTGCGCCAGGAAGAAGAGTTGGTTACTTCCCTTCAGTGTCATTAGGCTGGAGAATCAGCCAGGAAGATTTCATGAAAGGTATCAACTGGCTTAATGATCTGAAACTGCGTGGTAGCTATGGCGAAGCTGGTTTTCAGGCAAACGTACCTGGATCTAACGCCGCTACATTATTCGGTTTAGACAGGGCATCTTCATTTTACGCAATCGACGGTTCAAACAGTAATATTACTCAAGGTTTCTTCAACAGCCAATTGGGTAACACTGCAACAACATGGGAAACCGACAAAATCATGAACTTTGGTTTTGATGCAACTTTCTTTAATAAATTAGATGTTACAGCAGAGTATTACAAAAAAACATCTTCTGACTTGTTATTTGCTGTTACCTTACCTGCAACTGTAGGTGGTGGTTCTGCTCCGTTCGTTAACATAGGCGAAGTTCAAAACAAAGGTTTAGACATATCGGTAAACTATCGCGATAAAATCACCAGCGATCTTTCTTTCAACGTTGGCCTTAACTTCACTTCTGTTAAGAACAAGATTACTTCTCTGAAGAACAACTATACAGACGTATTCCTACGTTTTGGTGCAGTAGTTAAACAACAGGTTGGCATGCCAATTGGTTCGTTCTACGGCTATAAAGTTGTGGGTTACTTTAAAGATGCAGCCGACGTAACTTCATCTCCAACTCAGGACGGTGCAGGCCCAGGCCGCTTCAAGTACCAGGATGTTGACGGCGATGGAAAAATCACTGATAACGATCGTACTTTCTACGGTAGCGGTAACCCCGATTTCATATACGGTTTGAACTTGGGCCTTAACTATAAAGGGTTCGATTTCAGCACTGTATTCTACGGTTCACAAGGTAACGAAGCGTTCAACTATGTTAAATACTGGACTAACTTCTACTCTTCACTTACAGGTAACAAAAGCAACGATCTGTTGTACAACGCCTGGACGCCAACTAACCTTAACCCTGCAGCTCCAAAAGCTGAGGCTGTTAACAACTTTAGCACCAGCGGTGTAGCTAACTCTTACTACGTAGAGAATGCTTCATTCCTGAAATGCCGCGTTATGCAGTTAGGTTATACTTTCGGTGCTGCTAAATTAAAAGCAATCGGTGTTGACAAACTAAATGTTTACGTACAGGGTACCAACTTGTTCACTGTAACTAAATACAGTGGCATGGATCCTGAATTACAGGCTAATGGTGGCAGTGCACCTGGTATTGACCAGGGTAACTACCCTAACAACGAGCGTAAATTTATTTTGGGTGCTCGTTTAACATTTTAA
- a CDS encoding RagB/SusD family nutrient uptake outer membrane protein, producing MKRFNHKLIIIGSVATLAFSMSCKKFLDKTPTNTLNSTVLANKAGVDGLLIGAYALVDGSYNGQPGATWSTGTDNWIYGSVAADDAHKGSTPGDQPDAAAIESRTPTATNGYLDPKWRVMFNGVQRANDVLREIPLVKDGSLSADNIAQVTAEAKFLRAMFHFEMAKIWRNVPYADETVTYDNGNYNIGNPGPIWDKIAADFAAAAAVLPETQPQVGRANKWAAKAFQAKALMYDHKYTEALAILKDVIANGKTAGGAKYALGKYANNFNPSTKNGPEGVFVAQTSVKDGANGLNGNAGSTLNFPSGGPATCCGFFQPSFSLANAFKTDPVTGLPLVDTYNNTDLKNDQGIDASAAFTPSTETLDSRIDWTIGRRGIPYLDWGLHPGKAWARDQEDGGPYSPIKNVYYQAAQASTSDTYGGWAANQSTANSYNIIRFADVILWAAECEVEVGSLENARAYVNQIRTRAADATGWVHTYVDDTKPTGGYTSTPAANYKVGLYPAGSFTDKATARKYVQFERRLEFGMEGHRFFDLQRWDGITGGQMGNGFMAAQINAYLDHENHVPNFPIELIKQAKFTAGKNELFPIPQGQIDVTQGAIKQNPGY from the coding sequence ATGAAAAGATTTAATCACAAACTGATCATTATAGGGTCTGTTGCAACCCTTGCCTTCTCTATGTCGTGCAAGAAGTTTCTCGATAAGACGCCTACTAACACGCTTAACAGCACGGTGTTAGCAAATAAGGCCGGTGTTGATGGATTGTTAATTGGTGCTTACGCGCTTGTTGATGGTAGCTACAACGGTCAGCCAGGGGCAACCTGGAGCACAGGTACTGATAACTGGATATATGGTAGTGTTGCTGCTGACGACGCTCACAAAGGCTCAACTCCGGGTGACCAGCCCGATGCTGCTGCTATTGAAAGCCGTACACCTACTGCCACAAATGGTTACCTTGATCCAAAGTGGCGTGTAATGTTCAACGGAGTACAGCGTGCGAATGACGTTTTGCGCGAAATACCATTAGTAAAAGACGGCTCATTATCTGCAGATAATATTGCACAAGTTACTGCTGAAGCAAAGTTCTTACGTGCCATGTTTCACTTTGAAATGGCTAAAATTTGGCGCAACGTGCCTTATGCTGATGAAACCGTTACTTATGATAATGGTAATTACAACATTGGCAACCCGGGCCCGATATGGGACAAAATAGCTGCAGATTTTGCAGCAGCGGCGGCAGTATTGCCAGAAACACAGCCACAGGTTGGCCGTGCTAACAAATGGGCTGCGAAAGCTTTCCAGGCAAAAGCGCTGATGTATGATCATAAATATACTGAGGCTCTCGCTATCTTGAAAGATGTTATAGCAAACGGTAAAACTGCCGGTGGCGCCAAATACGCTTTAGGTAAATATGCAAACAACTTTAACCCATCTACAAAAAATGGTCCTGAAGGTGTGTTTGTTGCACAAACTTCTGTAAAGGACGGTGCTAACGGCTTAAATGGTAATGCTGGTTCTACGCTGAATTTCCCTTCAGGTGGCCCTGCTACTTGCTGCGGTTTCTTCCAGCCGTCGTTCAGCCTTGCAAACGCCTTTAAAACTGATCCGGTAACTGGTTTACCGTTAGTAGATACTTACAATAATACTGATCTTAAAAACGATCAGGGTATAGATGCATCAGCTGCATTTACACCATCTACTGAAACGCTTGACTCTCGTATAGACTGGACTATCGGTCGTCGTGGTATCCCTTACCTTGACTGGGGTCTTCACCCAGGAAAGGCCTGGGCTCGTGACCAGGAAGACGGTGGCCCTTACAGCCCTATCAAAAACGTGTACTATCAGGCAGCACAAGCATCAACTTCTGACACTTACGGCGGTTGGGCTGCAAACCAGTCTACTGCTAACAGCTACAACATCATTCGTTTTGCTGATGTTATCCTGTGGGCTGCAGAGTGCGAAGTGGAAGTGGGATCATTAGAAAACGCCCGTGCTTACGTAAACCAAATACGCACCCGTGCAGCTGATGCTACCGGATGGGTACATACTTATGTAGATGATACAAAGCCAACAGGCGGTTACACCAGCACTCCTGCTGCTAACTATAAGGTAGGTTTGTATCCTGCAGGTTCTTTCACTGACAAAGCTACTGCACGCAAATATGTTCAGTTCGAGCGCAGGTTAGAATTTGGTATGGAAGGTCACCGTTTCTTCGATTTACAGCGTTGGGATGGTATAACTGGTGGACAAATGGGCAACGGTTTCATGGCAGCTCAGATCAATGCTTATCTTGATCATGAAAACCATGTACCAAATTTCCCTATCGAACTTATCAAACAAGCTAAATTCACCGCAGGTAAAAATGAGTTGTTCCCTATACCACAGGGTCAAATCGACGTTACCCAGGGTGCTATCAAGCAAAATCCTGGTTATTAA